One window from the genome of Rudanella lutea DSM 19387 encodes:
- a CDS encoding RES family NAD+ phosphorylase, whose amino-acid sequence MAAAEDPILLYRIQTDAHRDTILDGIGARMRGGRWNAKGRPMVYTSTTPELCFL is encoded by the coding sequence ATGGCTGCAGCTGAAGATCCAATCCTGCTTTACCGGATTCAGACCGATGCGCATCGGGACACGATTCTGGACGGAATTGGTGCTCGTATGCGGGGTGGGCGCTGGAATGCGAAAGGTCGCCCGATGGTTTATACGTCCACTACGCCAGAACTGTGCTTTCTGTAA
- a CDS encoding RNA polymerase sigma factor yields MSIHPDDIQVWQAFQQGDEEAYTSLYRTHIRPMYRYGMSLTPISEAFVLDCIHDVFAEIWIKRNRLGQPENVRFYLLKALKTRMIHLMQRKERPYQPLSQVEFDELWAEPSSEELLSEQQETTNRQELVQKLISQLPPRQQEAVRLRFVEEMDYHEIAQVLDINRQSAQNLVFRAVEKLRKWLLAFILLFLNLFAFVRV; encoded by the coding sequence GTGTCGATCCATCCAGACGATATTCAGGTTTGGCAGGCTTTCCAGCAGGGAGACGAAGAGGCCTACACAAGTTTGTACCGGACTCATATCAGGCCAATGTACCGCTATGGTATGAGCCTGACGCCCATTTCCGAAGCGTTTGTTCTGGACTGTATTCATGATGTATTTGCTGAAATCTGGATAAAGCGAAACCGCCTTGGGCAACCTGAAAACGTTCGCTTCTATTTACTGAAAGCCCTGAAAACACGCATGATTCACCTGATGCAGCGAAAAGAACGCCCTTATCAGCCGCTGTCTCAGGTAGAATTCGATGAACTCTGGGCGGAACCGTCTTCAGAGGAGCTTCTCTCCGAGCAGCAGGAGACGACAAACCGCCAGGAACTGGTCCAAAAGCTGATTAGCCAGCTACCACCCCGCCAGCAGGAGGCTGTTCGCCTACGGTTTGTCGAAGAAATGGATTACCACGAGATTGCCCAGGTCCTAGATATAAACCGGCAGTCGGCCCAGAATCTGGTCTTCCGGGCCGTCGAAAAGCTCCGAAAATGGCTACTGGCATTTATTTTACTTTTTCTAAATTTATTCGCATTTGTCCGAGTATGA
- the parS gene encoding type II RES/Xre toxin-antitoxin system antitoxin, translating to MATQSAIPTLNLVKLSPLQLIDRARQGLVGTEPGRVAGLLQVTDKEMARLLNQSVATFHRQTKLPRLDPATSERLLLLTRLALYGATVFQDQGKFTRWLRRPLRLLDDRSPLDLLDSTTGIQLVEDMLGRIEYGVFS from the coding sequence ATGGCAACCCAATCCGCGATACCTACCCTAAATCTGGTGAAGCTCAGTCCGCTTCAGCTGATCGACCGGGCCCGACAGGGCCTAGTCGGAACCGAGCCGGGCCGGGTGGCCGGGTTGCTGCAGGTTACCGACAAAGAAATGGCCCGCCTGCTGAATCAGTCGGTGGCCACCTTTCACCGGCAAACCAAACTCCCGCGATTAGACCCCGCTACTTCCGAACGACTCCTGTTGCTCACCCGCTTAGCCCTATACGGTGCTACCGTGTTTCAGGATCAAGGTAAGTTTACCCGCTGGTTGCGCCGACCCCTGCGCCTGCTGGACGACCGTTCTCCGCTCGACCTACTGGACAGCACCACTGGGATCCAACTGGTGGAGGATATGTTAGGACGTATTGAATACGGCGTGTTTAGCTAA